A single region of the Variovorax paradoxus genome encodes:
- a CDS encoding class 1 fructose-bisphosphatase, which translates to MPIAGKATLTQYIIEERRRHPGATGALNALITDVSLACKAISRKVALGALGDVLGSASTQNVQGEEQKTLDVLSNDMFLRANEWGGHVAGMVSEEMEEPYLPPQQYPRGKYLLLFDPLDGSSNIDVNVAVGSIFSILRAPTLDADAKPEDFLQPGTEQVGAGYAIYGPSTMLVLTLGNGTHAFTLDPQLGEWVLSHPNLSIPRQTSEFAINASNSRFWEPAVKRYVDECLAGKEGPRGIDFNMRWIASLVAETHRILMRGGVFMYPRDSKESGRDGRLRLLYEANPISFLIEQAGGMASTGRRRLMAVEPESIHQRIGFVFGSSEEVARVEAYHSEDPQDTYQAPLFGKRGLFATAA; encoded by the coding sequence ATGCCCATTGCAGGCAAGGCCACGCTGACCCAATACATCATCGAGGAGCGCCGCCGCCACCCCGGTGCCACGGGCGCGCTCAACGCGCTCATCACCGACGTCTCGCTGGCCTGCAAGGCAATCTCGCGCAAGGTGGCGCTCGGCGCGCTGGGCGATGTGCTGGGCAGCGCCAGCACGCAGAACGTGCAGGGCGAAGAGCAGAAGACGCTCGACGTGCTGAGCAACGACATGTTCCTGCGCGCCAACGAATGGGGCGGCCACGTGGCGGGCATGGTGTCTGAAGAAATGGAAGAGCCCTACCTGCCGCCGCAGCAGTATCCGCGCGGCAAGTACCTGCTGCTGTTCGATCCGCTCGATGGCTCGTCGAACATCGATGTGAATGTGGCGGTGGGCAGCATCTTCTCGATACTGCGCGCGCCGACGCTCGACGCCGATGCCAAGCCCGAAGACTTTTTGCAGCCAGGCACCGAGCAGGTGGGCGCCGGTTATGCGATCTACGGGCCTTCGACCATGCTGGTGCTCACGCTGGGCAACGGCACGCATGCGTTCACGCTCGACCCGCAGCTGGGCGAATGGGTGCTGAGCCACCCGAACCTGAGTATTCCGCGGCAGACCAGCGAGTTTGCAATCAACGCGTCGAACAGCCGCTTCTGGGAGCCGGCGGTGAAGCGCTATGTCGACGAATGCCTGGCCGGCAAGGAGGGGCCGCGCGGCATCGACTTCAACATGCGGTGGATCGCCTCCCTGGTGGCCGAGACGCATCGCATCCTGATGCGCGGTGGCGTTTTCATGTACCCGCGCGACAGCAAGGAATCGGGCCGCGACGGGCGCTTGCGGCTGCTGTACGAGGCCAACCCGATTTCATTCTTGATCGAGCAGGCCGGCGGCATGGCCAGCACCGGGCGGCGGCGGCTGATGGCGGTGGAGCCGGAGTCGATTCACCAGCGCATCGGCTTCGTCTTCGGTTCGTCGGAAGAGGTGGCGCGCGTGGAGGCCTACCACAGCGAAGACCCGCAGGACACCTACCAGGCGCCGCTCTTCGGTAAACGCGGACTCTTTGCGACCGCTGCCTGA
- a CDS encoding HAD-IA family hydrolase encodes MTKDLRGIDAIAFDLDGTLVDSAPDIREALNAALRQEGLARFDLDTVRAWIGDGPDALILQALRRQGVPGDEALRLRLRRAFDAVTLAAPLQFGGVFEGIAELVAGLRRTLPMVVVTNKPTPLARAVLDAASLLPAMAGVYGADAAAQRKPAPFLLQAAARQLGVEPARLLMVGDGPADLLAAHAAGCPAALVAWGYGGHAAAAGAAPAWRVATPQQLLLTVRESRPVRRDEETTTTRV; translated from the coding sequence ATGACGAAGGACCTGCGCGGCATCGACGCCATCGCCTTCGACCTGGACGGCACCCTGGTCGACAGTGCCCCCGACATTCGCGAGGCGCTGAATGCCGCGCTCCGACAGGAAGGACTGGCCCGCTTCGACCTGGACACCGTGCGCGCGTGGATCGGCGACGGCCCTGACGCGCTCATCCTGCAGGCCCTGCGCCGGCAAGGCGTGCCGGGCGATGAGGCACTGCGCCTGCGGCTGCGCCGCGCGTTCGATGCCGTCACGCTGGCGGCGCCATTGCAGTTCGGCGGCGTGTTCGAAGGCATTGCGGAACTGGTCGCCGGGCTGCGCCGCACGCTGCCGATGGTGGTGGTGACCAACAAGCCGACGCCGCTGGCACGCGCCGTGCTGGATGCCGCAAGTCTGCTGCCGGCGATGGCGGGGGTCTACGGCGCCGACGCCGCGGCGCAGCGCAAGCCCGCGCCTTTCCTGTTGCAGGCTGCGGCGCGCCAGTTGGGTGTGGAACCCGCGCGGCTGCTGATGGTGGGCGACGGTCCGGCCGACCTGCTGGCGGCGCATGCGGCCGGCTGTCCGGCGGCGCTGGTGGCATGGGGCTATGGCGGCCATGCGGCGGCGGCCGGCGCGGCGCCTGCCTGGCGCGTCGCCACGCCGCAGCAGCTGCTGCTGACGGTGCGCGAGTCGCGCCCCGTGCGGCGCGACGAAGAAACGACGACGACCAGAGTTTGA
- a CDS encoding phosphoribulokinase: MSAKHPIVAITGSSGAGTTSVTRTFENIFRRESVKAAIVEGDSFHRYDRNSMKVAMAEAEAAGNRNFSHFGEDANLFAELEALFRDYGECGAGRSRKYLHDAQEAAPFKQEPGTFTEWETLPASELLFYEGLHGGVTTEKVDIARHVDLLIGVVPVINLEWIQKLHRDKNTRGYSTEAVTDVILRRMNEYVHYICPQFTRTHINFQRVPVVDTSDPFIARTIPSPDESLVVIRFANPIGFDFPYLLSMLHDSFMSRANTLVVPGGKMELAMQLIFTPMILRLMERRKKAYAI; the protein is encoded by the coding sequence ATGTCAGCCAAACATCCCATCGTTGCCATTACCGGTTCGTCCGGCGCGGGCACCACGTCCGTCACGCGAACATTCGAGAACATCTTTCGGCGCGAAAGCGTCAAGGCGGCCATTGTGGAGGGCGACAGCTTTCACCGCTACGACCGCAATTCGATGAAGGTAGCCATGGCCGAAGCCGAGGCCGCCGGCAACCGCAACTTCAGCCACTTTGGCGAGGATGCGAACCTGTTCGCCGAACTGGAGGCGCTGTTTCGCGACTACGGCGAATGCGGCGCCGGCCGCAGCCGCAAGTACCTGCACGACGCACAGGAAGCCGCGCCCTTCAAGCAGGAGCCCGGCACCTTCACCGAATGGGAGACGCTGCCCGCCAGCGAGCTGCTGTTCTACGAAGGCCTGCACGGCGGCGTGACGACGGAGAAGGTCGACATTGCGCGCCATGTGGACCTGCTGATTGGCGTGGTGCCGGTGATCAACCTCGAGTGGATCCAGAAGCTGCACCGCGACAAGAACACACGCGGCTATTCGACCGAGGCCGTGACCGACGTGATTCTCAGGCGCATGAACGAGTACGTGCACTACATCTGCCCGCAGTTCACGCGCACGCACATCAACTTTCAGCGCGTGCCGGTGGTGGACACCTCCGACCCGTTCATTGCGCGGACCATTCCAAGCCCGGACGAAAGCCTGGTGGTGATCCGTTTCGCCAACCCGATCGGCTTCGACTTTCCGTACCTGCTGAGCATGCTGCACGACTCGTTCATGTCGCGCGCCAACACGCTGGTGGTGCCGGGCGGAAAGATGGAGCTGGCCATGCAGCTGATCTTCACACCGATGATCCTGCGCCTGATGGAGCGCCGCAAGAAGGCCTATGCGATCTGA
- a CDS encoding tannase/feruloyl esterase family alpha/beta hydrolase: protein MVQSVFSSFRPAWAAFAAASLLAACGGGGGGGGGGGGVASRSFRRPPPGGSTPSEARPGTLQSCTDLAGKAAFGSTVYTSVSSVAAGALTVAGASTPAPEHCLVQGQMNQRTSSVDGKTYAIGFEMRLPVNWNGRFFYQANGGLDGNVARATGSVGGGAPTTTALHMGFAVISSDAGHSGAQIPTFGIDPQARLDYGYNAVAQLTPMAKNLIAKAYGREPDRSYFGGCSNGGRHAMVAAARFAGQYDGILAGNPGFNLPKAAVAQLYGVQQYARVTTANTPAGKPDLQTAFTPAEMSTVADAVLARCDALDGAADGIVADVQACKQAFDLARDVPTCGGARTGSCLTATQKNVLGNIFAGARNSAGTALYSSFPFDAGIKGADWRQWEFSNSQNLDTAAVGFVFSTPPLAPSRPFGIDFALGFSMDADAPTIFASNAVYTESAMSFMTPPDPANLSALRDRGSKLMVYHGTSDAVFSSDDTTRWYEQLRTANGGDASGFARFFPVPGMNHCGGGPATDQFDMLTPLVAWVEQGKAPATVIARARGAGANVVNAELPADWSPTRTRPLCPYPKTAVYLGGPLESASSFACQ, encoded by the coding sequence ATGGTTCAATCCGTGTTCTCTTCGTTCCGCCCTGCATGGGCGGCTTTTGCCGCGGCATCCCTGCTGGCGGCCTGCGGCGGGGGTGGTGGCGGGGGCGGCGGGGGCGGCGGGGTGGCTTCCCGTTCGTTCCGCCGGCCCCCCCCCGGCGGCTCCACGCCATCGGAAGCGCGCCCGGGCACGCTGCAGTCGTGCACCGATCTCGCCGGCAAGGCGGCGTTCGGCAGCACCGTGTACACCAGCGTGAGCTCCGTGGCCGCCGGCGCGCTCACCGTGGCCGGCGCGAGCACGCCCGCGCCCGAGCACTGCCTTGTGCAGGGCCAGATGAACCAGCGCACCAGCAGCGTCGACGGCAAGACCTACGCCATCGGCTTCGAGATGCGCCTGCCCGTCAACTGGAACGGCCGGTTCTTCTACCAGGCCAACGGCGGCCTCGACGGCAACGTGGCGCGGGCCACCGGCAGCGTGGGCGGCGGTGCGCCGACCACCACCGCGCTGCACATGGGGTTCGCGGTCATCAGTTCCGACGCGGGGCACTCGGGCGCGCAGATTCCGACCTTCGGCATCGATCCGCAGGCGCGGCTGGACTACGGCTACAACGCCGTTGCGCAACTCACGCCCATGGCCAAGAACCTCATTGCCAAGGCCTACGGCCGCGAGCCCGATCGCTCCTACTTCGGCGGCTGCTCGAACGGCGGCCGCCACGCGATGGTGGCCGCGGCAAGGTTCGCCGGCCAGTACGACGGCATCCTGGCCGGCAACCCCGGCTTCAACCTGCCGAAGGCCGCGGTGGCCCAGCTTTACGGCGTGCAGCAATACGCCCGGGTTACCACCGCCAACACACCGGCCGGCAAGCCGGACCTGCAAACCGCCTTTACACCCGCGGAAATGAGCACGGTGGCTGACGCGGTGCTTGCGCGCTGCGATGCACTCGACGGCGCGGCCGACGGCATCGTTGCGGATGTGCAGGCGTGCAAGCAGGCCTTCGACCTTGCCAGGGACGTGCCCACCTGCGGCGGCGCCCGCACCGGCAGTTGCCTCACGGCCACCCAGAAGAACGTGCTCGGCAACATCTTTGCCGGCGCGCGAAACAGCGCGGGCACCGCGCTCTACAGCAGCTTTCCGTTCGACGCCGGCATCAAGGGGGCCGACTGGCGCCAATGGGAGTTCTCCAATTCGCAGAACCTCGACACCGCCGCGGTCGGCTTCGTGTTCAGCACGCCGCCGCTGGCGCCAAGCCGCCCCTTCGGTATCGATTTCGCGCTCGGGTTCAGCATGGACGCCGACGCCCCGACCATCTTCGCGAGCAACGCGGTCTACACCGAATCGGCAATGTCGTTCATGACGCCGCCCGACCCCGCCAACCTGTCGGCGCTTCGCGATCGCGGCAGCAAGCTCATGGTCTACCACGGCACCAGCGATGCGGTGTTCTCGTCGGACGACACCACCCGCTGGTACGAGCAGCTGCGCACGGCCAATGGCGGCGATGCATCGGGCTTTGCGCGCTTCTTTCCCGTGCCCGGCATGAACCATTGCGGCGGCGGCCCCGCCACCGACCAGTTCGACATGCTGACGCCGCTGGTGGCGTGGGTCGAACAGGGCAAGGCTCCGGCCACGGTGATTGCCAGGGCCCGCGGCGCTGGCGCCAACGTGGTCAATGCCGAGCTGCCCGCCGACTGGTCGCCCACCCGCACGCGGCCGCTGTGCCCCTATCCGAAGACCGCGGTCTACCTGGGCGGCCCGCTCGAATCGGCCTCGAGCTTCGCCTGCCAATAG
- a CDS encoding HAD-IA family hydrolase, with product MSIEALVFDVDGTLADTEEVHRMAFNLAFDQLGLGWHWEQAEYRSLLAVTGGKERMKAYIDSLPLATADKKRLHERVPEIHAAKTQHYTDMARRGGIALRPGVLRFLEEAQNAGLRLAIASTTTAVNIDALLQATLGPRGLTMFDVIACGDQVRAKKPASDIYLLALETLGVPPERAIAIEDSPNGLRSALGAGLWTLVTPTFWTEGSDFRGAGLVLPGLGDAADPLPGEPGGQLQRAPWLGIDELLEMASTAPQLNAVQALYREGC from the coding sequence CCTTGTATTCGACGTGGACGGCACCCTGGCCGACACCGAGGAAGTGCACCGCATGGCCTTCAACCTTGCGTTCGACCAGCTGGGGCTCGGCTGGCACTGGGAGCAGGCCGAGTACCGCTCGCTGCTGGCCGTGACGGGCGGCAAGGAGCGCATGAAGGCCTACATCGACTCGCTTCCCCTGGCCACAGCTGACAAGAAGCGCCTGCACGAACGCGTGCCCGAGATCCATGCCGCAAAGACGCAGCACTACACCGACATGGCGCGCCGCGGCGGCATTGCGCTGCGCCCCGGCGTGCTGCGGTTTCTTGAAGAGGCCCAGAACGCCGGCTTGCGGCTGGCCATTGCCAGCACCACCACCGCCGTCAACATAGATGCGCTGCTGCAGGCCACGCTGGGCCCGCGCGGCCTCACGATGTTCGATGTGATTGCCTGCGGCGACCAAGTGCGCGCAAAGAAGCCGGCTTCCGACATCTACCTGCTGGCGCTCGAAACGCTGGGTGTGCCGCCCGAGCGCGCCATCGCCATCGAAGACTCGCCCAACGGCTTGCGCTCCGCCCTTGGGGCCGGCCTATGGACGCTGGTCACGCCCACCTTCTGGACCGAAGGCAGCGACTTCCGCGGTGCGGGGCTGGTGCTGCCCGGGCTCGGAGACGCGGCCGATCCACTGCCCGGCGAACCCGGCGGCCAGCTCCAGCGTGCGCCATGGCTCGGAATCGACGAACTGCTGGAAATGGCCTCCACGGCGCCGCAGCTCAATGCCGTGCAGGCGCTCTACCGGGAGGGCTGTTGA
- the tkt gene encoding transketolase: MTIENLALRTQCANAIRALAMDAVQAANSGHPGMPMGMADIAEALWRHRLRHDPTDPRWMNRDRFVVSNGHGSMLLYALLHLSGYALPMDELRRFRQLHSRTPGHPEFGLTPGVETTTGPLGQGISNAVGMALAEKLLAEEFNRPGHEVIDHRTYVFLGDGCLMEGISHEACSLAGTWRLSKLVAFYDDNGISIDGEVGGWFSDDTPGRFEAYGWTVLRDVDGHDAAALDAAIAAATAADRPVLVCCKTRIGQGSPNRAGTAKAHGEALGDAEIALTREALGWSAAPFEVPPSVAQAWSAREKGAALHQAWQERFAAYAHEHPVLARELLRRHRTDAPLTAQVEDALASAAAGAEQRKASIATRKASQQVLDEVGPAMPELIGGSADLTGSNLTDWKGHRALKGTGTGNHVHYGVREFGMAAIMNGLALHGGFRPFGGTFLTFSDYARNGVRMSALMKLPVVYVFTHDSIGLGEDGPTHQPVEHASSLRLIPDVDVWRPADATETAVAWREALRRMDGPSCLLLTRQALPHAGEDGARIEAIARGAYVLRRPQSECVALLASGSEVGVALAAAALLAKEGIEARVVSVPCMDVFERQDAAWRHAVIPRHLPRLAVEAGSTGLWWKFVGEYGDVVGLDRFGESAPAGELFELFGLTAEVVAERARRLLAAEALQDGGR; this comes from the coding sequence ATGACGATTGAAAACCTTGCCTTGCGCACGCAATGTGCCAACGCGATTCGAGCGCTGGCCATGGACGCCGTGCAAGCCGCCAACTCGGGCCACCCAGGCATGCCGATGGGCATGGCCGACATTGCCGAGGCGCTGTGGCGCCACCGGCTGCGGCACGACCCGACCGACCCGCGCTGGATGAACCGCGACCGCTTTGTTGTTTCCAACGGCCATGGTTCGATGCTGCTCTATGCACTGCTGCACCTGAGCGGCTATGCACTGCCGATGGATGAGCTGCGGCGCTTTCGGCAATTGCATTCGCGCACGCCGGGGCATCCGGAGTTTGGCCTGACGCCCGGTGTGGAAACAACCACCGGGCCGCTGGGGCAGGGCATCAGCAACGCGGTGGGCATGGCCTTGGCCGAGAAGCTGCTGGCTGAAGAATTCAACCGGCCCGGGCATGAGGTGATCGACCACCGCACCTATGTGTTTCTGGGTGACGGCTGCCTGATGGAAGGCATCAGCCACGAAGCGTGCTCGCTTGCCGGCACGTGGCGGCTCAGCAAGCTGGTGGCCTTTTACGACGACAACGGCATCTCGATCGACGGCGAGGTCGGCGGCTGGTTCAGCGACGACACGCCGGGCCGCTTCGAGGCCTATGGCTGGACGGTGCTGCGCGATGTCGACGGCCACGATGCAGCGGCGCTCGATGCGGCCATTGCAGCGGCCACCGCGGCGGACCGGCCAGTGCTGGTGTGCTGCAAGACGCGCATCGGCCAGGGCTCGCCAAACCGCGCCGGCACGGCCAAGGCGCATGGCGAAGCATTGGGCGACGCCGAGATTGCGCTGACGCGAGAAGCGCTCGGCTGGAGCGCCGCGCCCTTCGAGGTGCCGCCTTCGGTTGCCCAGGCCTGGTCGGCGCGCGAGAAGGGCGCCGCATTGCACCAGGCGTGGCAAGAGCGCTTTGCGGCCTATGCGCATGAGCACCCGGTGCTTGCGCGCGAGCTGCTGCGTCGCCACCGCACCGATGCGCCGCTCACCGCGCAGGTCGAAGATGCTTTGGCTTCGGCCGCGGCCGGTGCGGAGCAGCGCAAGGCGTCCATCGCCACGCGCAAGGCCTCGCAGCAGGTGCTCGACGAGGTCGGCCCCGCCATGCCGGAGCTGATCGGCGGCTCGGCCGACCTGACGGGATCGAACCTCACGGACTGGAAGGGCCACCGCGCGCTCAAGGGCACGGGCACAGGCAATCACGTGCACTACGGCGTGCGCGAGTTCGGCATGGCGGCCATCATGAACGGGCTTGCGCTGCACGGCGGCTTTCGTCCGTTCGGCGGCACGTTCTTGACCTTCTCCGACTACGCGCGCAACGGCGTGCGCATGTCGGCGCTGATGAAGCTGCCGGTCGTCTATGTCTTCACGCACGACTCCATCGGCCTCGGCGAAGACGGCCCAACGCACCAGCCGGTGGAGCATGCATCGAGCCTGCGCCTGATTCCCGATGTCGATGTGTGGCGGCCTGCCGATGCGACTGAAACCGCGGTGGCCTGGCGGGAGGCGCTGCGCCGCATGGACGGCCCGAGCTGCCTGCTGCTCACGCGGCAGGCGCTCCCGCATGCGGGTGAAGACGGTGCACGCATCGAAGCGATTGCGCGCGGCGCCTATGTGCTGCGGCGCCCGCAGTCGGAATGCGTGGCCTTGCTGGCAAGCGGCTCCGAGGTCGGCGTTGCGTTGGCCGCCGCGGCCTTGCTGGCAAAGGAGGGCATCGAAGCCCGCGTGGTTTCCGTGCCGTGCATGGACGTGTTCGAGCGCCAGGACGCCGCGTGGCGCCATGCGGTCATTCCGCGCCATTTGCCGCGCCTGGCGGTGGAGGCCGGCAGCACCGGCCTGTGGTGGAAGTTCGTCGGCGAATACGGCGACGTGGTCGGGCTCGACCGCTTCGGCGAATCAGCCCCGGCCGGCGAACTGTTCGAGCTGTTCGGCCTGACCGCGGAGGTGGTGGCCGAGCGTGCGCGCCGCCTGCTGGCCGCCGAGGCGCTGCAGGACGGCGGCCGCTGA
- the rpe gene encoding ribulose-phosphate 3-epimerase encodes MQNPKTAPPPPGQPMRIAPSLLSANFARLGEEVSAVIEAGADLIHFDVMDNHYVPNLTIGPLVCEAIRPYATVPIDVHLMVKPVDALIPMFAEAGASIISFHPEATEHIDRTVRLITASGCKAGLVLNPATPLQVLDHVLDQLDLVLLMSVNPGFGGQSFIESVLPKIEAVRRRIDASGRDIWLEVDGGVKPGNAARIGAAGADTLVAGSAVFSGGRYREAIDAIRTQALQGRLAVEGCPA; translated from the coding sequence ATGCAGAACCCGAAAACCGCTCCGCCGCCGCCCGGCCAGCCGATGCGCATTGCGCCCAGCCTGCTGTCCGCCAATTTCGCGCGGCTCGGCGAAGAAGTGTCGGCGGTCATCGAAGCCGGTGCCGACCTGATCCATTTCGACGTCATGGACAACCACTATGTACCGAATCTGACAATCGGCCCGCTGGTGTGCGAGGCCATCAGGCCCTACGCGACGGTGCCGATCGACGTGCACCTGATGGTCAAGCCGGTCGATGCGCTGATCCCGATGTTCGCGGAGGCGGGCGCCTCGATCATTTCTTTTCACCCGGAGGCCACCGAGCACATCGACCGCACGGTCCGGCTCATCACGGCCAGCGGCTGCAAGGCCGGGCTGGTGCTCAACCCCGCCACGCCGCTGCAGGTGCTCGACCATGTGCTGGACCAGCTCGACCTGGTGCTGCTGATGTCGGTCAACCCCGGCTTCGGCGGGCAGAGCTTCATCGAGAGCGTGCTGCCGAAGATCGAGGCGGTGCGCCGCCGCATCGATGCGAGCGGGCGCGACATCTGGCTCGAGGTGGACGGCGGCGTGAAGCCCGGCAACGCGGCGCGCATCGGCGCGGCGGGCGCCGACACGCTGGTGGCGGGCTCCGCGGTCTTCAGCGGCGGCCGCTACCGCGAAGCCATCGACGCGATCCGCACCCAGGCGCTTCAGGGGCGGCTTGCCGTGGAAGGGTGTCCCGCATGA
- a CDS encoding dodecin: protein MSNHVYKSLELTGSSPVSIEEAVQTAIAKAHETVRNIQWFTVTETRGHVVDGKIAHWQVTVKIGFTLE, encoded by the coding sequence ATGTCGAATCACGTCTACAAGTCGCTGGAGCTCACCGGCTCGTCCCCCGTCAGCATCGAAGAAGCGGTGCAAACCGCCATCGCCAAGGCACACGAGACGGTGCGCAATATCCAGTGGTTCACCGTGACCGAAACGCGCGGCCACGTCGTGGACGGCAAGATCGCGCACTGGCAGGTCACGGTGAAGATCGGCTTCACGCTGGAGTAG
- the fba gene encoding class II fructose-bisphosphate aldolase (catalyzes the reversible aldol condensation of dihydroxyacetonephosphate and glyceraldehyde 3-phosphate in the Calvin cycle, glycolysis, and/or gluconeogenesis): protein MAMISLRQLLDHAAEHQYGVPAFNVNNLEQIQAIMQAAKKTDSPVILQASAGARKYAGEPFLRKMVEAAVEMYPEIPIVMHQDHGASPSMCMQAIRSGFTSVMMDGSLMEDAKTPASYDYNVGVTRRVVEMAHAVGVSVEGELGCLGSLESGMAGEEDGSGAEGVLSHDQLLTDPQQAADFVSRTGVDALAIAIGTSHGAYKFSRKPTGDILAIDRIKDIHARIPKTHLVMHGSSSVPQEWLAVIRDYGGEIKETYGVPVEEIQEGIRHGVRKVNIDTDIRLAMTGAMRRAMGSDRSEFDPRKFLKEATAAARDLCIDRFQAFGAAGMAGRIKPAAL, encoded by the coding sequence ATGGCCATGATTTCGCTGCGTCAGTTGCTCGACCACGCGGCCGAGCACCAGTACGGCGTGCCGGCGTTCAACGTCAACAACCTGGAGCAGATCCAGGCCATCATGCAGGCGGCGAAAAAGACCGACAGCCCTGTGATCCTGCAGGCCTCGGCCGGTGCGCGCAAATACGCGGGCGAGCCTTTCCTGCGCAAGATGGTCGAGGCGGCGGTGGAGATGTACCCGGAGATCCCGATCGTGATGCACCAGGACCATGGCGCCAGCCCCTCGATGTGCATGCAGGCCATTCGCTCGGGCTTTACCAGCGTGATGATGGACGGCTCGCTGATGGAAGACGCCAAGACCCCTGCGAGCTACGACTACAACGTGGGCGTGACACGCCGCGTGGTTGAAATGGCGCATGCGGTCGGCGTCTCGGTGGAGGGCGAACTGGGCTGCCTGGGGTCGCTGGAGTCGGGCATGGCGGGAGAGGAAGACGGCAGCGGCGCCGAAGGCGTGCTCTCGCACGACCAATTGCTGACCGATCCGCAGCAGGCGGCCGACTTCGTCTCGCGCACCGGGGTGGATGCATTGGCCATTGCCATCGGCACCTCGCACGGCGCCTACAAGTTCAGCCGCAAGCCGACCGGCGACATTCTTGCAATCGACCGCATCAAGGACATTCACGCGCGCATTCCGAAGACGCACCTGGTGATGCACGGCTCTTCGTCGGTGCCGCAAGAATGGCTGGCCGTGATCCGCGACTACGGCGGTGAGATCAAGGAAACCTACGGCGTGCCGGTGGAAGAAATTCAGGAAGGCATTCGGCACGGGGTGCGCAAGGTCAACATCGACACCGACATTCGGCTGGCCATGACGGGCGCCATGCGCCGGGCCATGGGCAGCGACCGCAGCGAGTTCGATCCGCGCAAGTTCCTGAAGGAGGCGACCGCGGCCGCGCGCGACCTGTGCATCGACCGGTTCCAGGCCTTCGGTGCCGCCGGCATGGCGGGCAGGATCAAGCCGGCGGCGCTGTAG
- a CDS encoding TerC family protein: MLELLTDPQVWIAFATLTALELVLGIDNIIFISILVDKLPPEKREFARRVGLFMAMFMRIGLLLVLAWIVGLVNPLFSVLGKGISGRDLILILGGLFLIWKSTSEVHQSLEGGHEQKSNAVKATFAAVILQIMIIDLVFSLDSIITAVGMVDDVRVMIAAVIVSVLLMMLFASPIGRFVSNHPTIKMLALAFLVVVGVVLVAEGFGHHVPKGYVYFAMAFSLAVEMLNIRLRKKAAKAVELRPPHIPGD, translated from the coding sequence ATGCTTGAACTCCTGACGGATCCCCAGGTCTGGATTGCCTTTGCGACCTTGACTGCGCTCGAGCTGGTGCTGGGCATCGACAACATCATCTTCATCTCCATCCTGGTCGACAAACTGCCGCCCGAAAAGCGCGAGTTCGCGAGGCGGGTGGGGCTGTTCATGGCCATGTTCATGCGCATCGGGCTGCTGCTGGTGCTTGCCTGGATCGTGGGCCTGGTCAACCCGCTTTTCTCGGTGCTCGGCAAGGGCATCTCGGGGCGCGACCTGATCCTGATCCTGGGCGGGCTGTTCCTGATCTGGAAGAGCACGAGCGAGGTTCACCAGTCGCTCGAAGGCGGCCACGAGCAGAAGTCCAACGCGGTGAAGGCCACCTTCGCGGCGGTCATCCTGCAGATCATGATCATCGACCTGGTGTTCTCGCTGGACTCCATCATTACCGCGGTGGGCATGGTGGACGACGTGCGGGTGATGATCGCCGCGGTCATCGTGTCGGTGCTGCTCATGATGCTGTTCGCCAGCCCCATTGGCCGCTTCGTGTCCAACCACCCCACCATCAAGATGCTGGCGCTGGCCTTCCTGGTGGTGGTGGGCGTGGTGCTCGTCGCCGAAGGTTTCGGGCACCACGTGCCCAAGGGCTACGTGTACTTTGCAATGGCTTTCTCGCTGGCCGTGGAAATGCTCAACATCAGGCTGCGCAAGAAAGCGGCCAAGGCGGTGGAACTGCGTCCGCCCCACATACCGGGCGACTGA